The Ricinus communis isolate WT05 ecotype wild-type chromosome 8, ASM1957865v1, whole genome shotgun sequence sequence TGTCCAGACAAGAAACCGAATAACTTCAACTATGCCAGCCACAAGAAGCACCCCTAGACAAACCCGAGCCATTTTGATATCCATCTTTGCCACCTTCACTCTCAATCTCTGTGGGGTCACCAAGAATATACCCTGTATGTAGCTTAGTGCCAGGAAAATCAGTGTGACACCTATGGCCTGTGCTAGAAGCCACACGCACAGCTTATTCCGGAGAGGAAATCCACCAATAACCAAAGCTACCACACACAATGATGCAAAGAAAGCAATACCATTACACATCAGGAAGTAAATGTACGCATCTGGGTAGGCATAGGCTAAAACAGAAGTTCCAGCTTCACATATATTTGTATCACTACATGCAGGACCGCCTGAAACGGTTATAAAATCCTGTTGCCAGATACCACCAGGTGGGTTCAGTGCAGCTTGGAAAGTCATGGTTGCTATTACAGTAGCCACTATCATCAATGCGCCTCGTGCTTCTTCTACATTGTATTGTATGTACTTCATGCATTTCTGAAACCATGATTTTTTGCCTTTGATGATGTTTTGGTAAAAACAGCAGCATTTGGTGGTTCAGTGGAAACAGCAACTGAACTAGTTGGGAGATTGTTGTTTAGCTGTACTCGTCTTTTAGCACCAGCTTCTATCAAAACTTTTCGAATTTCACAACTTCTGAAATCCCTGGAACTTTGGTCTAACACATCCAAGGCTGTCATTCCCATTCTATTTAAAGAATTCgctctttcttttagtttaggTAATGAAAGCAGGTACCTTATTGTCTGCAAAAAAGGGGCATATAAATGTACTTATGTTACATAATTCTACAAAATCCCAAAGACAtcttattctttctttcagTTAGTACTTTACAATAGTGAAGGCtttacttgattttttttttttttacgcTTATTTTGCATTCCTGTCAATATGTATTGCATACAATATGTCTTGCATTTCTGATGTTTCATCACCAACGCATTCTTTTTCCCCAAAATATAAACTATCTACCCTTATCGAAATGGAGAATGattaataggagaaaatgTTTTGAGCTACCCTTAATTTATTACGTTATTTATagacaaattaaattaaacagtGACATGTGACATTATTTATTGTTGTTTGTACGGactgatttatttattattattaaccatttataattaaaaatcaaccaATGTAAATATAACAACTAATAGATAATATGTCAATTGTTgctatgtaattaattttatctatggATGAATTGGCGAATTGAATCAACCTAAAAATTTCTCTCGTGCATAATAATTACAAGAATaatattgtaaaaataattaaatgatattataaaCCTTAAAGGAAGGAAAATGAGAGTAAACCATGTATAagcaattatttaattagtcatTATAATACTATTCACTGTTTTTATTACTCAACCAATACTTCTTGATAAAATTGGAGAGAGTGTAAATGAGATGGCAAGAGTTTCTAGTTTATTTAGAGTTTCAAATTCGAATCTTAAAGTTATGTTAACTATCCCTTGAAGAATTCTGTCTGGCACCCTCTAATCCGGACgagagataaaagaaaaagttgcaGACAAGAAGTGTGTACCTTTAATTGCTTGAGCATGGCAGCTAAATGCAAGATGGTATTGCcatcttgattttctttgttGACAAGATCATCATCACTCACCATTTCCACCAACAGCTTCAAAGCCTTCAAGTGGTTATATTTCACACTCAACTGTAAAATTGTTTCCCCATCTAGCAGCTCAGAAGTCGACTCAGGACTTGCACTTACCAGTTCTTGTATAGTCTCAGCATTGCCTCTCATGGCAGCTAAGTGGAGAGGAATCCTACCATCTTCGTCACGAACCAAGCAAACATCAGTATTTACAGCTAACAAAACTTTGACAATATCAGTATGGCCCTCTGCAGAAGCCAAGTGAAGAGGAGAGCGTTGAAGTGAATCAAGCTTTATAGCCATTGCGGGACACTTTTTAAGAACATTTATGGAGAAATGAAGGTGACCAAGCAAAGATGATAAGTGCAGGGGAGTTTCTGTGAATGAGGTAAGTGAAACCTTATTAAGAATGAACTGGTCTCTTCGGGTTAAAGCGTTTAAGGTTTCTACACAACCTCTCTTTGCTGCTTCATATAGCATTCTTAAATCTTCTCTCTCCATGATTAATGTTTCTCTCTTCTCTGCCTTGCAATTGGACACAGAAGATACATAGTTTCTACCCGTTACCTAGTGGtagtttattcttttagtGTTTCCattctttaatctttttcttcaatttttattaccAGTTGGATTGGGGACATGCTTCGCAGGAACAGCTCCAGGATAagctatttataaatatttatactaaTCAGCGTTCCTGCCATCAGGAAATATAGTTAAAACTGGTAACAGAACGTAAGcagaattaaattaacataacTTATTCCAGAGAATTACGTCTGTTCTTGGAACATTTCAAAACTCAAAAGTCAAAAGTAGCTTATACTATATAATCAATAAGGTCTTTGTCAGGTCACTTTCCTAAAATATTTTCGTCATTCAAATCCATGGCTCGAGCATTCTATGAACAATACCTGGGAAAGGATATTAGTGAGGCAGTTAGGATTTATTTGACACAACCAACAATAACTGTACATaagctttttatttatttttcttttttgtactTTGAATATTGAACGAGCTATACAACAATAAGGGTAGCTATCCACTTTCTATAAACCTCTCACCATTAGCGGGAATTGGGACATTGGGATATAAGCTTACACTTTTCTGAAAGAAACCAAGCTATAGTTATCAAGTGTATACACACTCTATTGACAAGCTAACTACAATTATTTTCGGTGACATAAGCACAATAGTAATCTAGAGATACATTTCCAAATCTTCCGAACCAGATAGATCACAAAGGCAACATGTAACAACATAATAGAGTAAAATAATAGAGGAACTAGAGTTGAATTCACCAACAACGATACCCCTGCCCGGCTACGCCACTGATACTGCTCCGCGAAGTGCAAAGCCACAGCAAAGAAATGGGCTTGTGATATGTATAGGACAGTGAAGCACATGATTACTACTAGGaaaattcttgaaaatttatttctgaAAGGGATTCCACTGAGCATCAGCAGGATCAATATAAGGGAGCATCAAAGAGACAGTGTTGTAGTACCAGAAATCTGAATCAGGATCCCAACAAGTAAACtagtaaaaattatgaatattattttcaagaaaattatTGTTCTCTTGCCAAGAAGCAACTGGTGGGGCAGCAGCTAATTTGTGTTCTGTTTCCCATTAGCTATTTCTGGTGGGTTCATCCCAGCTTGGAAAGTCTTATTAGCTGTTAATGTAGCTGCTACAAGGATTTTTCCGCCAGCCTCTTCTAACCGCTTGCCAAAATTTTTGAAGTATCTATCCATGAATTTGCACTTCCCAATAAAATAGCATCTACTGGGTGGTTATGCTCCTACTGGTAGTGAACACCAGCTTCAAGAAGAATGATCTGTATTTCCAGGCCTTTTGAATCTCTTGGACAATGCTCTATAGCATCCAGTGCTGTAAAACCATTTTTATTCAAGGCATTTGCGTTTGTTCTGATGCTCGTCTCCAAAAGCAAGTATTGTAGTCTACAATGAAAGAAAGGATAATGATTTTGATTGATATAGAGAAAAGAGCAATTAGTGAATTCTAATTGGTAATTCATGAAATAATTCAGCAGGGGCTTTGACAGGGTTCACATAACTCCACTTGTCTAAAGATTGCAGAAAGGTGCAAAATGGTGTTGCCATTATCATCCGAGGCACTGACAAACTCGTCATCTCTCGCTGTTTCAACCAATAATTTTAGAGCTTCCAACCGGTTATTTTTACGCAGAAGTGTAAGATTGTCTTTCCATGATCCTGTTTCTGTGTCATTGACTCTGGACAAATTCTGAGCAGTTCTTTCATAATATCAATTCTTCCTCTCATAGCTGCCAAATGCAGTGGGATTCTGCCATCCTGATCAAGATGAGAGCAGGCATCAGGATTTGCATGTAACACTTCTTTCACGATATCAAGATAGCCCTCCGAGGAAGCCATGTGAAGAGGCAACCGACCATGAGAGCTGATTCATCGGCTAGTTGAGTTTCGGCTAAGAAGTGCTTTAGTATAATGAAGGTGACCACGCAGGGCAGGGAAGGgagaaatattaattgaaCATTTCTGATAGGACccaataaaaactaataagaCAAGCAAGTAGAAACTAAGAAACAAGGAGTACATAGTGACACTGTGTCTTCGTAGAGAAAGTTCAAATTTAGATATAGAGCAATTCAAAAGAAGTTCAAACACTatcatattctttttcaatttaactTAGCAGCTGTATTAATTATGGGGGTAGACAGGATGATATTCCACAGCAAGGACAAAGGAAATAGGAACTCAAGAACAGACTAGATAATTTGTGAGTTCAGTCACTGTCTAATTGGAATTTATAgctttatattttgattatttctcATTATCTCctaactatatttttttttttcaaaaaattcttACTTAAGTTTGGTGTATGTATCATCTATACACCAAACTGATTgatgattgacacatatttattaattttaaataatgaaacgTGCGTCAATCatctaatactaaaatataaaatatttatatatacatttttttatattaattgcaGTGTATATATCAAGTTTAggtaaaaaaattctttttttatttggaactGCTAGTGTCACGTagtaattaatgaatttttttatttttatttattaaaaaattactgtGAATTATGTTATTAAcggaaatttaattttttaaaattaaataatttaacagTCATGAATTGAATATGTTTAAACAAcaaaaatcttctttttttttttctaaagccCTCTTAACCAAAAtaaggatttttttttataaaaatatggaaaatggactttaaatatatattttacagtgtaaattttagtttataatttaaaactggaaaaaaatttatttttgtattttttttaaactgcactataatatttttttttaatattttattaatattattttttctaatgagATCATGATAGCATCATTTTCATGGTTGatctttattcattttttaatttttataaaaattgaaataacaactataaaaataaactattaaataacttgtttaattttattttgattatatcttattatattttaactgCATTTTGATATcgtatgaaatattttttgaaatacaTTTTCATGTCATTAAAATATACTAGATactatagaaaaaatatgtaatataattttattcatgaatattaaatataaagattcaaaataaaataataaatttatttcacttaactaatcttataataatacaaattaaaatgatatctttttaatatatttttagtatttttttatgagaaaattttaacaaaataaataattgaataaaaaaatttgaaagaaaatcataatttttatttaaaactcataaaaattagaaaaattaaaaaaaaaaattgtggtgtgaaatttcttctaaaaataaaaacataggCATCATTCATAAagataaatttgttaaaacgtttaattttattgaagttcTAAAGCTATATAGTAAAAagtgcaaaaataaaaaaataaaaatacaatctTAAGGTAAAGCATCTTACTTGAGGGTAATTAACCCCCGAACAACTACTAAGTATCAATAATTAGATAGTAAGGGACACGCCAAGAAATGATGATTTGAGctcaaattttctttatttattttttctcctgAAGATGGgaatatcataaaatagaGCCAGAAGAGTGTTACAAGGACTTGTCAACCAGGCCCCTGGAAATAACCACATTACAAGAgttgatttaattttacttgGCATTATAATATTACTAGCAAGTTCTCAACCTAATTCATCCTATTTGAACAATGTCTTCTCTATTAGAATGAACAGTAATCTCCCTATTCTCTATACCTGTGTGCAATTGTTTTCATTCTTTTagaccaaaaagaaaagaaagaaaacagtaTACATTTATACATTTATACTTGCTCAAGCTCAAAGTGGTGGATATTTGACATTTATGAAATAAGGAACTTTACAACATCCACTGTACATCAACTACATTATCAAACAGTATACATTCCATTCCTCTCTTTTTCCCCCTCATATATTATACAAATGATGCCGTAAAATTGGCTCCTTGCCTCCACCTTCTCAGCACAGTGAAGGTTTATCTCAAGGATGCAactattttttccttttttttcttttccttgagAAACTGTTGTGAAACATTTATCTCCAAAATTGGGGCCTCTTGCAGGCAAAGGAAAATTGATGGCAAACCATCTCCACCCGAAAGACAATCTAGTCCCTTGAATACTGCATAAGCTCAAACCACTGCCATAGAAAATGAAGATCAGAACTGCAGGAATTCAAGATTCTAGAGCCTATCAATTTTTCAGGAACCAAATATAGAATACAGGAATATTATTAGTCTCCATGAATTCACAAAGTGCATAAAGGGGGCCTTTTTTGGAGTGTGCacaattttaaattacaaaGCGGTCAAgaatcctttttctttccttttcagtttttttttctatagtGAATATGCACTTTCAAGGGAGTACATAGTATTACCTGTCTCAATAGATCAGCAAGAGTCCTTGGAAGCGCCTCAATATTCCTCAGTACAACATAAAATGGGAAGGGAAAAGAGTCTAGgtattttgtgaatttaaGTACTCTTTTTTCACCTTCACCCGCAAATGAAGCTTCCTGAAGTAGGTAAATCAGTATGTTAGGGGAAATTGTTTTTGCATTTTAAATTCAGATCTTGATACAATGAAccataataaagaaaataccaTTTGATCCATGATTGATTCCTGTGGATTATCCAGAAGCAGAAATGCAACCATTCGCTTCCGACTTAAGAAATCTCTAACACAATGTTTTAATTTCTCCTGCATAAACACAAGTAACCAGCTTTTGTAAGTAATCAAGAAATGAGTAGCTCTGTAGATCAATCAACATAATAAAGCAATCTAATTCACTACCCATTTCAAAATCTAAACATCTGACTTTCTCAGAGAAGTAAATTGAAAGTACCTTTTCATGGAACCTGCCATCTGCAATGATCAAAACAAGCTGTTGTAGTGGATTCTGTCCAGAAGGGAGTCGTGCTCTCACAACTGCAGAATCAAGCATTTTGTTCAGATATGTTAACAGGTCAACAACTGGTTCATCGGCAATGGTATTCTCCTGCCTGAATGTCAAACTGGAGATTATCTGGCTCCAACAATAAAAGATACATATGTTAGGACACTTCTTCAATAGCAGCGAAAAAAGAGAAGGCAAAACTTAATTGAATAGTTTTTACttcaacaaagaaaataaaaggaggTGGCAATATAACACATCTTATGTTTTAAATGAAACCAGAAGGCACACCATTGTCAGAGAACTAACCTTGACCCCAGCCTCCCCATTAAAGGGCTGATCAAAATCATGCAGTAACCTTATGTTTCCCTTCTTACCGAAACTTGCAACAGCCAAGTTTCCCATTTCCAGTTGAGACATGGCACGACATACGGTCACCAAAGATTCAACCGCAACATCCCCACAACAACTTTCTGACATGCTTCGAGAATCATCCACAGCGATGATAACTTGGTAGTCACGTTTGTTAGGTCGAGTACGCCTCAGCCATATTTTATCTTTCCGGTAGTGACTCGCTATGTAAGGAATTACCTAAACATCGTCCAAGcacaagaaggaaaaggattaaaaaaagaaaaacaaggaAAAGGTCTCAAATGAATGAACAATAAAAGTTACACAAATTTTACCTTCTTCATGTTGATTCTCTTGCCAGTCTTATAATCCCCTTGAAGCTTGCTCGCTAGAGTAGGTTCCATAACAAGACGCAATTGTTCAGCTAACTCCTGGGACAACCTTGTCGTGAGCAACTCGTATCTTCTCCAAAGGGCAGTAGCATTACTTTTCATATCAAGGGAACATTCTCCAAGATCCTGGGCGTTTCCTAGCTGATTGTCATCCACAGAAAGCTTGCTGAGTTGGTGTATATCCTCATTAAAGTAAGATTTTTTGACAGATATTAAACTCTCAGAAAGGGTTCCAGGGCCATCATTATCACGACCACAAATTTCTGGGGATCGCTCCTTATAAGGAATCTGAGAATCAGGCATTAGCGTCTGATCCTCTGTCCTACTTTTGAGGATTGAACCATGATGTTTGAGATGCCATTCATCAGAAGTTTGCTTATCAATCTCCATCTCAGTGATGTCATCTCTTAGAGCTGCAGCATTATCCTCATCCAACTTATTACTATTGGTATTAGTGTCAATCTGCTCAGAAGTAGCAGGGCCCAATGTCTGATCTGTTCCCTTTTCAAACTCAGGAACATATCCATATTCATCAGCATCCTGGTCCTCTAGTTCACCTGGAGCCTCTTTGTTGTCTGCCTGAAGGTCAACGGACACTTTGACCCTTTCTTTCCACTCCTCAAGTGCATCACCAACATTCCTGTAAGGGTTTGGTTGGGTTTTCTGAACAGACGAAGACTCCTTCTGAGGGATTTCGGTTTTTTGTGGATCATCAGTGAATTTTCCATTATTTGACGGATCATAGACTGTTAAGTCCATCTCAGATATAGGACCCGAAGGTAAGCTTTTCAGAGGACCAAGGTCATTATATGCTTCATTGGTACTGGACGTATTTTCTTCTGGTGCAACATTTCTTGAATCAGATACCTGTGAGTCACCGTTTGGTTGTGTTGCAGATGCTGTATTTGGCACATGATTATTAACCAAGTCAGGAATTCCATGTCCAAACCAATCCTGCTTTGATGCCATTGACCTCATCTCTAAATTCTCTTTGTCATCCTTGCCAGGATCATTGCTTTCAGCTGGTCCACCTGCTTGTTCAGCATCTGCCTCTACCATAGTTTCACCAGCAGGATTTGCATTTTCTTCAGCATCGTCCCCACTCTCTGCAGACTCGCCACTGTTCCCATTCTCAGCAGACTCATTTCCATCTTCAGGACCTATCTCTTCCATAGAATCCAAGTCTTCTTTTTCATTCATTCCTTCATTCGCATCCATTATCTCATCAGACCCTTCTTTCAACTCCTCAAGCTGTAGTCCAGTTGGATCAGCAACTGATTCTTCTTTATCCATGTGCATGCCATCCATGCTTTCTTCTCTATCACCAAGACCATCTTGGTTTTCAACCTCTTCATTTTGTTTATCAAGTTCCTCAGAATTGAGCTCTCCTTGTTCGTCAGCAGCACCAGACTCCTCCTTGGCTCTAAGCTCTCTACTGCTTGCATCCTTTTCTATTACTGATGGTCCAGattcatatttttcatttctgtTATTAGGATTTTCATCTTCCTCCTTATCCCAAAGTTTCTCATCAATGGCTTCCCCGTCAGGTCCAGTTTCCCCCATTGCAGACTCCAGTTGCCCATCATCACTGTCCTCATCATTCTCTTCATCAGAGTCCTCACTAACACTAAATGTATCAGCAGTGAAATCCTGCTCCATCTCGATACCCTTGTCATTCTTATTTGGAGCATCACCTGAGGCATCTTGTTCTTCACTTGGCTATAGTTgcatataagaaaaattaatgtgTGACGTACAGTTCAGGCAAACGCAAACTATAACCGAAAAACTAGCACTATTCATGCCATTAGTACCTTGTCAGAAGTCCCAAGAAGTTGATCTTCATCAGTTATCTGTTCACTGACATCATTAACTCCCGAGCCTTCACCCATGCCAGTTCCAGTTGCATCTTGAGATTTACCATTCCTGGCATCATCTTCCTCCTCTTTGGCAGGACTACCAAACCCTTTGGAGAACAAAGAAGCTAAAACATTTGCAAGAACATGAGTCATTACGGATACCTGCATACAAACAGAGCCAtggaaattaataattttagatacCAGTAATTATTAGTAACAAGGGACCAAAGGAGGAGATTGTGATTGTGGCTAAAAAAGTTATAACTCCATGAACAATGAAACATGGTAGACATCTAGAGCCATGAACTTACCCTTTTATGCATGGCTAAAAGATCTTGAAGTAAACCTTCACCGAAAGTCAATACCAGGTCTGAAAGTGCATGTAGATGCTCGAAACATGCTCCAAGATGGAAAGAAAGGGGAGAAGCTTCAGAGCCAGAACGACTTATCATTTTTTCCTGttacaaatattatatatcatgagaaagaagaaagatatGAAAAGGTTAAACATGTAGGTACAAAATATTGTTTTGACAAGGGGCCACAATCAACTTACCGCACAAAATATCGTTTTGAGAAGATTATCATACAATCCCTCCACATTTAAATTCTCCActaatgatttaaatagaaactCCCATGAGGTAATATTCTCTGACAATTTTTCAGAGAGAGCACATTCACTACTCAATGAACACTGTCTTTTCAGCACATTCACTAATACTTCAAAAGTTTTTCTGAGGGCTCCACCAAACATTGCATCAAGCTTGGAACAACTCTCATAGCAGCAGTTGGACTTTTCAGACGTGTTTGATGATTCGTTTAATGATTTTTCCTTAAGAGAAAAGTCAAGCTCCTCAGCCAACAACTTGcactggaaaaaaaaaaaggaaacaatTATATCATCCTTCTTTTTATCTTATCAAAATGTACATCGATATTATATACAATAGATTTCAGAGAGTTAAAAAATGCATGTATCAAGAAGCTATTCACTCTAGGTATAACTTAAGAAAGGAGCATCAGACAATACCTTTTCAAATGCATTATCGAAACGATGAAGCAGGGTCTCTATGACTGAGCTTCTACTCAAATCTTGCTTGTGAAAGTCAATGAGATGCTCCTCAAACTCCTTAATAActtgaaaatttgtatgtacCAAATCTTCCATTTGTTTTGAAATGACATATGGGCGCATGGGATGAGGAGAAATAGTGCCAACATGGCAAAGAAGATATTTATCTAATGATTCCTGCATAAGAGTCTGCATTACTCCAAGATGACCAATAAGATGGTTATCCAGTGATTCCTGCAAAAGGAGTTCTGTTAAGTAGCATGCAACAGCGAgcatttgaaatataaaaacagttaaaaatagtttagcaCCTTAGATTTCTGCATGAgtggaataaatttttcaatgaATTGAAGAACATGATTAGTTGCAGGCTTGACACTTCGACAAGACTTGGAGTGGGTACTTTCCACTGTTTTAAGCAATAGTGATTCCTCCACCAACATGGCAACTAGACTATCAAACAATTGCtgaaatattaagaaaataaacaaacgaTTAGTCCCCAGCTTGACAGAAGCAAAACCTACATCATACAGGGAAGATCCTAAGTTAAGAACTTGCCTTCTGTTTCCACATGCATTTGAAGATGGCATCCTGGTTGGGTGAAATAGAGCAAACACTTCCTATTTGATTGTCCCCAAGCGGGCACcttgaatataaatttttcaaagcacATAAAGATTCCCGCAAACACTTCAAATGCTTAGAAAAACCGTAGGCAGCAGCACGTTGACTCTGTTGTATAACTATGAGATGGTTCAGGAAAGAGACAGACCTACTAGCCTGCATTAGAAATTATAACCATGTCAAATGGTCTCCTCAACACAAACAAAAAACACATGTAGCTTAACCAGACATGATAACCACAGATGTTCAGGGCACAATGCAAATTTGCCAATTAGTTCTTCAAAAATGCAGTAGAGAAAGTTGTCCAACTTGCTAATATCAATCGTCTTAGAAGAAGCAGCGAAATGACAAATAAACACAAATCTACCATCCTGTCAATATAAATTGGAGTTTTAACCAGCACCTGGCTGTATATTGTGATACCTGCTCATAGGTAATATCTTGATGGGGTTTCAGACATATCCTCTGCAGAAGCTGCACGGATGCAGTGCTCTTAAAGTAAAATTCATTGACTATTTTCCATTCACTGCTAACATTTTCATCGGACTGACATTGCAATCCACCGGCAACAGAAGCTCCATGAGACAGTCTACTTGGATTCAGCAACAAGTGTTGCACATCATATGATGGCTGAACGAACAACCAGTTGGAGTTGTTTGATATCTGTGAATGCCCATCATATAAAGATAAAGGCAATGTTCAGATTAATCTCAAATATGGAAACCATCATTTAAAACCTAACAAAAAATCAACATCCAGTTGCTATTACCCTCATAACTTCTAACTTGTGCTTCTGCAACCCACTGCTTTCTAACAGCTTTAGAAGCTCAGAGAAAACCCTCTTCTTCCCTATACTTTTTCCTATATCTTTCCAGAGTTCATCACAATCAATTGTGGCTCTGCATATTTTTTCAACTGTCTGATGCACACCATTCCACAGTTCCAGTTGTGATAAGCATGCTGACTGGGAAGCTAAACACTGCCGTATTATACTTGCAACATCTAGACAAATTATAAGTTCAGATAGTCATAATGTCAAAGTTTATTTCAAATGCAGAATTTGAATGATAGAAAACAGAGAGAAGGAGGGGGGGGAACCTTCATCACCAAGAGAGCGTAATTGAGAAGAAGTCTTGTCAAGATATAAACTCTGAATAGTACCATTTACTTTTTTGATCCAATCAGGGAACCATAAAAGCCTGCATCAAAGATAACATGATAAAGTTCAAGCAAAGACCATCAATTAAAAACTGCAAGCACCCAGTAAATAGACAGCTAACCTGTCTTTATTGCTGAACTCATCTAGAACATTATTCA is a genomic window containing:
- the LOC125370851 gene encoding uncharacterized protein LOC125370851 — encoded protein: MKYIQYNVEEARGALMIVATVIATMTFQAALNPPGGIWQQDFITVSGGPACSDTNICEAGTSVLAYAYPDAYIYFLMCNGIAFFASLCVVALVIGGFPLRNKLCVWLLAQAIGVTLIFLALSYIQGIFLVTPQRLRVKVAKMDIKMARVCLGVLLVAGIVEVIRFLVWTGKKVRRFWCKTRNENRILREQQTTASGEQIISLI